The proteins below come from a single Plantactinospora sp. KBS50 genomic window:
- a CDS encoding citrate/2-methylcitrate synthase — protein sequence MVEALPAASTRAHPYAVVAAGLGAFEGPLHGAAASRAYRLVGQAVETGDPVAVYAESLRTGGPDEAMVHRPHPLYPSGDVRAAALLDLLAAMPTEPRVRAAVDGLLAVIRQHSSRHPTVEFALAALAHAGGMIPDAGEAVFAIARTAGWIAHAMEEYREAGLRFRFRGTYTGARPR from the coding sequence GTGGTAGAAGCCCTCCCGGCCGCGTCGACCCGGGCGCACCCGTACGCGGTGGTCGCCGCCGGGCTCGGCGCCTTCGAGGGGCCGTTGCACGGCGCCGCCGCGAGCCGGGCGTACCGGCTGGTGGGTCAGGCCGTCGAGACCGGCGACCCGGTCGCGGTGTACGCGGAGTCGCTGCGCACCGGCGGCCCGGACGAGGCGATGGTGCACCGGCCGCACCCGCTGTACCCGTCCGGCGACGTGCGGGCCGCGGCCCTGCTGGACCTGTTGGCGGCGATGCCCACCGAGCCGCGGGTCCGGGCGGCGGTGGACGGCCTGCTGGCGGTGATCCGGCAGCACTCGTCCCGCCACCCCACCGTGGAGTTCGCGCTGGCCGCGCTCGCGCACGCGGGTGGGATGATCCCGGACGCCGGCGAGGCCGTCTTCGCGATCGCCCGGACCGCCGGGTGGATCGCGCACGCGATGGAGGAGTACCGGGAGGCGGGGTTGCGGTTCCGGTTTCGCGGCACCTACACGGGGGCGCGGCCCAGGTGA
- a CDS encoding FAD:protein FMN transferase, translating to MMGNRAGRTAGSTLDRVEPPDLRLGVDGGGPLRPFTGTPANRIVARHTVQTSTAEFRLVLNAPARLGRRGLSEAIADAVAELRAIDVTYSPLRADSLVARLRRGEIAADAYPPLADVVDRCAAMRAATDGWFDAWAVPGGFDPGGPLIGWAVDRAAARLRAAGISDYAVQSGADLLVRGHAPHGGPWRIAVHDPTRDRRRPPLVLEMTAGAVGTSGVGGRRNHVVDPHTGAPVHHLTAATVLGPQLSVADGYATALFAAGPAGYDWFPTTDGYRALFAAD from the coding sequence ATGATGGGAAACCGTGCCGGCCGAACGGCCGGATCGACGCTGGACCGGGTGGAGCCGCCGGATCTGCGGCTCGGGGTGGACGGCGGCGGACCGCTGCGCCCGTTCACCGGGACACCGGCCAACCGCATCGTCGCCCGGCACACCGTGCAGACCTCCACCGCCGAGTTCCGGCTGGTGCTCAACGCACCCGCCCGGCTGGGCCGGCGCGGCCTGAGCGAGGCCATCGCCGACGCGGTCGCCGAACTGCGGGCGATCGACGTCACCTACAGCCCGCTGCGCGCCGACAGCCTGGTGGCACGGCTTCGCCGCGGCGAGATCGCCGCCGACGCGTACCCGCCACTGGCCGACGTCGTGGACCGCTGCGCCGCGATGCGGGCCGCCACCGACGGCTGGTTCGACGCCTGGGCGGTGCCCGGCGGCTTCGACCCCGGCGGCCCGCTCATCGGCTGGGCCGTCGACCGGGCCGCCGCCCGGCTGCGCGCCGCGGGCATCTCCGACTACGCCGTGCAGAGCGGCGCCGACCTGCTGGTACGCGGTCACGCGCCGCACGGCGGGCCGTGGCGCATTGCGGTGCACGACCCGACCCGGGACCGCCGCCGGCCGCCACTGGTGCTGGAGATGACCGCCGGGGCGGTGGGTACCTCCGGAGTCGGCGGGCGGCGCAACCACGTCGTCGACCCGCACACCGGGGCGCCGGTGCACCACCTCACCGCGGCGACCGTGCTCGGACCACAACTGTCCGTTGCGGACGGTTACGCCACCGCGCTGTTCGCGGCCGGGCCGGCCGGCTACGACTGGTTTCCCACCACCGACGGCTACCGCGCGCTGTTCGCGGCGGACTGA
- a CDS encoding 3-isopropylmalate dehydrogenase — protein MARIAVVAGDGIGPEVIGEARKVIDAVLPGVEATGYDLGAARYHRTGEVLPDSVLTELAEHDAILLGAVGDPDVPPGVLERGLLLRLRFAFDQYVNLRPSRLWPGTAGPLADIKAGDIDLVVVREGTEGLYAGAGGVLHRDTPAEIATEESLNTRHGVERVIRDAFARAQRRPRRRVTLVHKSNVLTHAGSLWTRTFAEVAAEHPTVETEYQHVDAAAMYLVTQPQRYDVVVTDNLFGDILTDIAAAVTGGIGLAASGCINPERRYPSMFEPVHGSAPDIAGRGVADPVAAVLSAGLLLEHLGHPGAAERVSRAVAAELAGRVPGAALRTAEVGDRLAAAVS, from the coding sequence GTGGCGCGGATCGCGGTGGTGGCCGGCGACGGCATCGGACCCGAGGTGATCGGTGAGGCCCGCAAGGTGATCGACGCGGTGCTGCCCGGCGTCGAGGCGACCGGGTACGACCTCGGCGCCGCGCGCTACCACCGCACCGGCGAGGTCCTGCCCGACAGCGTCCTGACCGAGCTGGCCGAGCACGACGCGATCCTGCTCGGCGCCGTCGGCGACCCCGACGTGCCGCCCGGGGTGCTGGAGCGCGGGCTGCTGCTGCGCCTGCGGTTCGCCTTCGACCAGTACGTCAACCTCCGGCCGTCGCGGCTCTGGCCGGGCACGGCCGGGCCGCTGGCCGACATCAAGGCCGGCGACATCGACCTGGTCGTGGTCCGCGAGGGCACCGAGGGCCTGTACGCGGGCGCCGGCGGGGTGCTGCACCGGGACACGCCGGCGGAGATCGCCACCGAGGAGAGCCTGAACACCCGGCACGGCGTCGAGCGGGTCATCCGCGACGCGTTCGCCCGGGCGCAGCGGCGGCCCCGCCGCCGGGTCACCCTCGTGCACAAGAGCAACGTGCTGACCCACGCCGGGTCGCTGTGGACCCGGACCTTCGCCGAGGTGGCGGCCGAGCACCCGACGGTCGAGACCGAGTACCAGCACGTCGACGCCGCGGCCATGTACCTGGTCACCCAGCCCCAGCGGTACGACGTGGTGGTGACCGACAACCTGTTCGGGGACATCCTCACCGACATCGCCGCGGCGGTCACCGGCGGGATCGGGCTGGCCGCCAGCGGCTGCATCAACCCGGAGCGGCGCTACCCGTCGATGTTCGAGCCGGTGCACGGCTCGGCCCCGGACATCGCCGGCCGCGGCGTGGCCGACCCGGTGGCCGCGGTGCTGTCGGCGGGTCTGCTGCTGGAGCACCTCGGCCACCCCGGCGCGGCCGAGCGGGTCTCCCGGGCGGTCGCGGCCGAACTGGCCGGCCGGGTCCCCGGCGCCGCACTGCGCACCGCCGAGGTCGGCGACCGGCTCGCCGCCGCCGTATCCTGA
- a CDS encoding branched-chain amino acid aminotransferase, with product MSGGDKLDFEIRPNPAPVAAAERAALLANPGFGRIFTDHMVTIRYAEEKGWYDARVEARAAIPMDPAAAVLHYAQEIFEGLKAYHAADGGVTMFRPEANAARFVASANRMAMPALPEQAFLDSLRHLVEIDREWIPTADGGSLYLRPFMFASEAFLGVRPAKEFLYVVIASPVGAYFTGGVQPVTVWISPNYTRAAPGGTGAAKCGGNYANSLVAKAEAVAHGCDDVVFLDAAERRTIDEMSGMNVFIVLDDGSLVTPPLTGTILAGITRESVLMLAGRDGRTVTERPFSLDEWRDGVASGRVREAFACGTAAVITPIGRVRTPDGDFTIGDGGPGEVTMGLRQQLIDIQRGRAEDPFGWVHRLR from the coding sequence ATGAGCGGTGGTGACAAGCTCGACTTCGAGATTCGTCCGAATCCGGCCCCGGTAGCCGCCGCCGAGCGAGCCGCACTGCTGGCCAACCCCGGATTCGGCCGGATCTTCACCGATCACATGGTCACCATCCGGTACGCCGAGGAGAAGGGCTGGTACGACGCCCGGGTCGAGGCCCGCGCCGCCATCCCGATGGACCCGGCCGCAGCCGTGCTGCACTACGCGCAGGAGATCTTCGAGGGGCTCAAGGCGTACCACGCCGCGGACGGCGGGGTGACGATGTTCCGGCCCGAGGCCAACGCGGCCCGGTTCGTCGCCTCGGCCAACCGGATGGCCATGCCGGCGCTGCCCGAGCAGGCGTTCCTGGACTCGCTGCGGCACCTCGTGGAGATCGACCGCGAGTGGATCCCCACGGCCGACGGCGGCAGCCTCTACCTGCGGCCGTTCATGTTCGCCAGCGAGGCCTTCCTCGGGGTGCGCCCGGCCAAGGAATTTCTCTACGTGGTGATCGCCTCCCCGGTGGGCGCCTACTTCACCGGCGGCGTGCAGCCGGTGACCGTCTGGATCTCGCCCAACTACACCCGCGCCGCGCCGGGCGGGACGGGCGCGGCGAAGTGCGGGGGCAACTACGCCAACTCGCTTGTCGCCAAGGCCGAGGCCGTCGCGCACGGCTGTGACGACGTGGTGTTCCTGGACGCCGCCGAGCGCCGGACCATCGACGAGATGAGCGGGATGAACGTGTTCATCGTGCTCGACGACGGCAGCCTGGTCACCCCGCCGCTGACCGGGACGATCCTGGCCGGCATCACCCGGGAGTCGGTGCTGATGCTCGCCGGGCGGGACGGGCGGACCGTGACCGAGCGCCCGTTCAGCCTGGACGAGTGGCGCGACGGGGTGGCCAGCGGCCGGGTCCGGGAGGCGTTCGCCTGCGGCACGGCCGCGGTGATCACACCGATCGGCCGGGTGCGCACCCCGGACGGCGACTTCACCATCGGCGACGGTGGGCCGGGCGAGGTCACCATGGGCCTGCGCCAGCAGCTCATCGACATCCAGCGCGGCCGCGCCGAGGACCCGTTCGGCTGGGTGCACCGGCTCCGCTGA
- a CDS encoding tyrosine-protein phosphatase, translating to MLQLPRRGGHTGLGGRSVRRGRLYRSDSLHRLRADRETFLDLGIRTVIDLRRSDEVDRDGRVPAYDGLVYRHLELAHRPWEETPYDGAGGLSDYLATRYLEMAETGAAGIAAALEVIADTDNAPAVVHCVAGKDRTGMVCALTLALLGVADADIAADYALSTAAGERYREWARGQSPDGELPPPFLASPAEAMAGFLTGLRARHGDVEGYVRSTGLPADRIAALRGHLLD from the coding sequence ATGCTTCAACTTCCGCGACGCGGGGGACACACCGGTCTCGGTGGCCGGTCGGTGCGCCGGGGCCGGCTCTACCGCTCCGACTCGCTGCACCGCCTCCGCGCGGACCGCGAGACCTTCCTCGACCTGGGCATCCGCACGGTCATCGACCTGCGCCGGTCGGACGAGGTCGACCGCGACGGCCGGGTACCGGCGTACGACGGGCTGGTCTACCGGCACCTCGAACTGGCGCACCGGCCGTGGGAGGAGACCCCGTACGACGGCGCCGGCGGGCTGTCCGACTACCTCGCGACGCGGTACCTGGAGATGGCCGAGACCGGCGCCGCCGGCATCGCGGCGGCGCTTGAGGTGATCGCCGACACGGACAACGCGCCCGCGGTGGTGCACTGCGTGGCCGGCAAGGACCGCACCGGGATGGTCTGCGCGCTCACCCTCGCCCTGCTCGGCGTGGCCGACGCGGACATCGCGGCCGACTACGCGCTCAGCACCGCGGCCGGCGAGCGGTACCGGGAGTGGGCGCGCGGCCAGTCCCCGGACGGGGAACTGCCGCCGCCGTTCCTGGCGTCGCCGGCCGAGGCGATGGCCGGCTTCCTCACCGGGCTGCGCGCCCGGCACGGCGACGTCGAGGGGTACGTCCGGTCCACCGGCCTGCCCGCGGATCGCATCGCGGCGCTCCGCGGGCACCTGCTGGACTGA